The genomic segment gagaaacagaaatcaGGCACAATGGGGTCCTAGGTTTGAGTACCAAATACTTATTTCTCTTTTAGGGCAGCACTTGAAATTTGGACAGTTGATACAAAATCAAAACGCAAAACGCTTTATATTTAAGTCAATAGTACctatataggtatatatacatAGTTTGACATAATTTACAAAGTCTAACCTACCTATTTAAGAAAACTAAGGGGGAAATGGGAGGAAATCTAAAATGGGAAGAAAGTTAAATATGGCTCCAAGCAACAGGAAAAGGTCCATAAGGTAGgtcaacgtgtgtgtgtgtgtgtgtgtgtgtgcgcgcgcacacatgTGTGTGGATGCACACATGTGGGTGTACATGCATAAGACTCAAGTATTTGATGTTATCATCCTAACCttgttctaaaattattttcacaaacaAGCTATATATAGAACTAAAAGTCATttttgaagtgatttttaaatatttattgaacttctaAAAATGATACTAGCCTTTTGGAACAAATTGTGGCTTTTGATGGTTTGTTTCAAAATGTCTAATGCAGGGACGTGACAGTGTGAAATGAAGTCTAAGCACAACTtgtataatagaaaatattcaaagggAAGGTTTCCTTTTTGTGGGGGGTCCTTTTATTCAACAGTGAAGTGATTTTCtatgaagtaaaatttttttaagaaagtaaaatttctcGAGTATTGCTCCATTCTTGTGAATTTAAATCTCTACCTCTGGGGAAAGTTTCCCATTGAGAAAGAATAGCTAAGCTTGATCATTCTTTGAATCCTGCTGttactttcttcctttaaaaaaataacacatttttaactTACAGTGTTTtttgggggagaaggggaagggaggaaagagtcAAACTGGTTCATGCTTTGTTTTCCTAAGAATAATAATCTAAGAACAAGGATACTGTATAAATCAAATATAACACAGTTTATACATGCATACGTATGCATATatctaaagaaaacaataaaaaaaatctaaaatttgtgggattggcattccttataatttcaaatagcaaatcagtttaaaaatatataaagctgtGGAAACATGACTTTCTTCTATACACTTTAATTTATAtctattactaaaaaaaaatccagacatcTCCTCTAATATGGCAATAATGTTTAAAGGcatcatttttaataaacatatcaTTTGATTCAAAATAGAAGTAGCAGCACTAGCAAAATAAAGTTGCCAAAGTTAGCTGGAAAATAGgctttctctgaaataaaaaaattctgtttataagaaaaaaataaaaggacctacactgaaaaggaaaaaaatagaaagtaatagGGACTTGCGAAAATGTACTTGGTCTTCTCATCTCTTCAATGGGAATCTTCATAGCACCTGCTTCACaaggttgtcatgaggattaaataaactcATCCATGTAAAGCACTAGTGTCTAGGCTCATGTGGAATGCTCAACAAACATTAGCACTGactattgtcattattattggCAAAAACTCATGTTTTATGCCATGTCTCACTTCTCAACTTGGAGGGTAAACAGTCTTGAAGGAATCACAATCTTGTTAAAATCTTGGCTGCCAAGCAATGATAGCCttatttcagagagagagagagtacactgaagaaataaatacctCAAGATTTCTAAAATAAGGAAGCAAGAAACAGTTATTAGAAAGGGATCAGTATTTCTGATTTGTGAACAGAGGGGTATCACctaaaaaaaagaggaataagccttattttgcattttccagagaGCTGGACTTGAATTAAATGGTGGAAGTTACagagagaaatgtctgttcagttTAAGAAAGACTCTCTAACATCAAAACCACTCACCTTATAAAAGGATAGGCTGTCCTGAAGGGTAGAGAGCGTACTGAGTATGAAAGCAGAAGTTTCGTCAGTAAAGGATGATAAGGAAAAGGTTCCTTAACAAGTCCAAGTTAGGCAACAACAATGACAATCACCACCACCAGCACAATAATAATGACAGTtgacacagagacagaaattaCCCAGCATTGTTGTAATCGCTTTACATATACTGACCCATTCAATCCTCACCACAGCCACCTGGCTCTGCagtctgtgttcttaaccacttCAGTACGCTGCCTACCTCCCAGCTCTAaaatcctgggcaagttactcaacctctctgtgcctccatttcctgatttataaaatgagaatcacAAAAGCACTTACCTTAGATGATAGATTAAATATTTGTTtggcacctagaacagtgtctgacacatagcaAGTATTTAATAGCTTTTTATAAAAAGGTCATTtcaacttttaagaaaattttttactTGGATGGCAAGTTAGGAAAGGCACAAAGAACTCTGTCTTGGCTACAGTGAGCAATCTGAcacaaatgtttatcaaatacGTGGAACTCAAGGCTTGCCTTTAGGGTTGATTCTCTAAACCAAAATTAGCCATGAGCAAAACTACTACAGTGAGAGTCAGTCCTACAGTGACACCACACTCTGTACACTTTGTCATGGCTGATTGTAAGGTAAAACCTGGAAAAAAGTAGAGTGGCCTAGCTCATTACCCTCTGCTGACTTCTCTTACTACTCTCAGTGCTTCTGACAATCATTCAAACTACACTTTCAGCAGAACCCTTAACTGGACTTTACCTAGGACCCACTTAGTCAACCCCCAAACCTAGCCAATCCAACCCACTTCTTTTGTACCTGCCATCAAACTGCAACCTGGCATCAAATGTGGCCTAATAAATCTTCTAGTTACCCTATGTCCCTCCTTAGATTCTCATAGAGGCAATAATGAACCTTTATTTCACTCAGGCTTCCAAATCTACTCCTGTCCCTACTCTCAAATATTGTAGACTCCTCAATAATTGAAAAATAGAGGCAATCAGATACAAATTCTTCCTGCTTTCCATACACATTCCTCCATACCCCGAAATCCCTGCAACAGCAAATCAGTTCAATATTTACTGATGTTTTTGCCCAGCCTTTTCGCCTTTTTTCGGAAGAAAAATAGTTTCCAGACTTCCTTTCCAAGGCCAACTCTTTCTTCTGTCCTCTAATGCTACCCAGGAAATGTGCATCATCTTCTTGGTTCATTGTCTGGCAACTATTCGCATCACCCACCTCTCTTGGAACTTCAAACTTTTTCTACTAATCTAGAAACATacctagaagaaataaaaattctcagaCTTGTTTTCACCCTAAGTCctgactctttctttttttttttttttttttttgagacagagtctcactctgttgcccaggctagagtgagtgccgtggcgtcagcctagctcacagcaacctcaaactcctgagttcaagcgatcctcctgtctcagcctcctgagtagctgggactacaggcatgcgccaccatgcccggctaatttttttttttctatatttttagctgtccatataatttctttctatttttagtagagatggggtctcgctcttgctcaggctggtctcgaactcctgagctcaaacgatccgcccacctcggcctcccagagtgctaggattacaggcgtgagccaccgcgcccggccagtcctGACTCTTTCTCCATTTTACTGCCAAATAAAGTGGTCTCTTGCTGTGGGTATGTAACCGGCTTAACTAATAAACGTGAATCACTGGAAGGCAGCCTGATACAGGTTATTCTTGATCACAATCTTTTTAAGTCTACTTAAAGTTTCCTCCGTCAGCAGCCTTGGACTTAGTGACTAttaattatttcttccatttatactatgtttttaacaaatataataaaggaaaatacagCACAGAGGTTTATTATATGTGACGAACTGTACTTTAAATAAATGTGGATATTTGCTTTAGGACTTCTTGCACAGTTTATAGATTAGCAATGCTAATAACCTTGTAAAtgttttttgaagaataattCTTACATGAGCTAAGCCTTTACATTCTACAGAGTAATGACTGAAGTTATGACCAATACTATGATAATGTAAACTGTCCACACAAACTCTTAGAGCCCTATCtgatttaaaacttatttatacAGAAGAATAAGCTTACAAAAATAAAGGTTTCCATACCTACAGGGGAAAAAGATCTGGTAAAAGGACCTTAAAAAGGAGAGAACATGATATATTTAAGTAGAAGAAAGCAAGGCAGTGAGGGTGAAGCACAGAAAATAacagaagaggcaaggaaaggcCAGATCCCTCAGGGCCTCCTAGGCCAGAATTGATACATTTTAGTATACTCATAAGAATAGGAAGCAAATGAAAAGCTTTAAGCTGGGAGATGGAAGGATCAGATCTACAGTTTTAAAAGGATAACTCTAGTCGCTGTATGGAGAATGAATGGGTAGATCACCAGAATGAGTGTGAAAGGGCACGAGTGAGAGTTAAGAGGCTGCTTCAGAAGCCTAAGAGGGAAATGGTAGCTTAGATCAAGGTGGCAGGAGAGGTGGAAATGAGGAGATaaattctaaaagataaaatcaataaGCCTTGACGAATGATTagctgtgggggaaaaaaatggaagagcgGTATCAATGATATGTTGGTTTCttgcatttatatacatatatacatggaAATGTGGAGTAACACATCTTGTACAATATATACCAAACTGTTAACAGAAGTTATCCATGGTAAGGAAAGATGAATTTTACAAAGAGGcagactttcatttttttttttttttttttttttactatataaacATCTAGATtacttaaatactttaaaatcagCAGGTATACATTGCTTTCATAGTTAAATTCAcacacaataaaaaggaaaaagcatttgCCTGGCTTGAAAAGGATAGAATGGCATTTTAGGGAGAAGGAACAACCTATCCAAAAGCATGGACACGTGAAAGCACATGGCATGTTTAAAGAGTATCAAGCGGTCTAGTGCTTGCAGAGTAAGCAGGAAGGGTGTGCATTGGATGGAGATGAGGAAAGATTGAAGCTATTTTAGAATATGGCCAGATCATGAAGGACCTTCTATATCAGGCTAAGGAAATCATTCCCTGAACAGGAAGAAATAAGGAAGCACATAAAGTTTTCAGGCagaagagtgaaaaaaatcaagtttatattttagaaagatcactctagAGGGGATGTGAGGATTGGACCAAAGGGCAGTAAAAAGATTAGGAGACCACTTAGGCAAGAACTTAAGCTAAATCAGGGGCAATACAGATAGAGAAGGGGAGAGATGTGAGATTCACTTCAGAAGTAAAGTTGACAGGACTTGGTGATTGAGTGGGATGACagatacagaaaaggaaagtcaAAGATGCTTCCATGGTTTCCAGTTTAGGAAATTAAATAGTGACGACATTAACGTAGTTAACGCAACAACAGGTTAAGTGAGAAGATAATACAGTTTGTTTTGAAGATGCTGAAGTTAAAGTACCTCTGGAAGCAGGTCAAAGTACCCACCAGGAAGATGGATAGATAGGTTTAAATTTGAGGAACAAGGTTAGAACTGGAGCACATGAACACTGTTACCCAGAATACAGAATTTCAAACCTGTGGATACATTCTTACCCTTGATAAAATTTCACTGAATCTTGAGGCAACTGTCAAGAGTTGACCAGTTCCATTTATTCTCATAGTTGTAAAAAGTTTACATAATTGTTAAAAGTCTCTATAgacaataactttaaaaagtcagTCAGGGCTTTTGTCTTGGTCTCTCtttgagtcttttattttctttccccttccctttttgTCTGCCTATGTAACTATCTACATATCTATCTAGTTAAGGAAGATATATGAGGTATAAGGAAGTATAATATCAAAAACATTTGCTATTCTTATTATTTTGTCTTAATtgtaaaaggcaaagaaaagaacattCCACAATTCTACTTTTAACAAAATCTAAGTTAAATAATGATTTACCTATGTGACTCCTCATTGATTTTCTCTTGCAAATCATCGACCCTCAATTAACTGACATCACCAAGGCAGTCAACTCAAGCTGTAGCTTTAACCACAGAGGTTAAACAATTCACAGTCCTGTTGTCGCTCACTGTTAAAAATCCGAGTCACACTGTACCTTTGTCTAATAGATGGTGCCCTAGTTTGGTAGGAGATGAAGAGGAAGGACCTGTTGGCAAGGAAACAGCTGCTTCCTTCCTGAGCAAGGGAAAACCAGGAAGGTGACAGATGGGCAGAGCAGAAAAGCAGCCAAAAATTGCTCTGGCTCCTGGTTGGCAACAATTTTCAGAACGGAGGCACgactgaatattttaaagtatatcagtGATTGAGAATATTGTCTGCCTGGGTGCTCTGCTGAAGTTCAACAGGCTTCCCACACATTTTCTGCATTTGAAAAACTTTTAAGTTTGCAATGGTACAAAGAGCCTAGCCTGAGCCTATGAACAGTGGGCTAAGACTGCAAGGCACTGTCCCATTTCACTTTAGGATTACACCCAAGAGAATGCACTTTCTggttaaacaaaagaaaaaaagaaaaaattcatttcctgTATAGGTTATATTTGTATGATTTACTAGAATtactattaaaatttcattaaaaaacgTTTTTCTTAAATACGTTtacttttatatacttaaaagatTTGTTGCAAACttttataatttgttcttttttcattccCCCTCCATACACTTCGGTacccagaaaattaaatattcaagaaTTCCTGGGTAAAACAGACAACCACTGGATTGATATAactaacatatttttttaaaaagctgtaaatAGGTAAGTTATTGTTCTTCATCAAATGGAAATTAGCAATTActggaaaataacattaaaaattagtGTGGGCATGAAGTATGGAATTTTAAAACATCAGTTTACTATGCTGATTAATtcaacatttatattttcatcagaACTTAATAATCCCATAAATAAATAGAGctctcaattatttaaaaaaatcaagggatAACATATGTATTTAGACATATTAGCAGCGTAAAGATGTATGCTTCAACACACTTATTGGGAAAACGTCTGAAAATATTACTACACTGAATTCAAGGGTATCCGCAGGAACCTGACATATAAGTTCTCTAGAATAACAACATATCAGGAAATTCCAAAAAAGTAAAAGGGTCAAATAGGAAATAGCCTCAAATTAATCGACAAAGTTCAGTGCTTGCTCCAACTTgattattctctctctccattGCAAAAAAAAACAGTCTCAGGATGGGTGTATCACTTAGATGAAAGTTCATCTAGTGGAATAAATGGAGAGGCCGCTTGGGCAGGTGACACAGGAGAGTCGGTGGTAGTGCTGACTTTCGCTGGTGAGTTACAAGATCCGGCACTGCTGCTGTTTCCATCAAGGGTATCCGAAGATACACACACACCGGGATCTGACAGCTGTGCAACGTCAGAAGAAAGCATGTTGGTGATGCCCTGGAAAAATCTCTTTGGCTGGTAATCAGTTtccatttcacattttctttttaatggtccAAGAACACTTGGTCTAATGCAATTGATGGGACTCTGGCTTCTCCGGGTAGTAAATCGGGTCGTTGGGCTGGGAATAGGGCTTGGAGGCAATCCATTGCTACTCACAAAACTTTGCAAGGATGGTGAAAAACACTGCTTCCCAATTCCGCGAGTGGGTGACGGTGCTGGTGACACAGGAATGAAATCGATGCGCTTCGGGGAGGCGGATTTCTCCACATCATTGTCACTCAGGCTGAAACTTTCCTCCCAGGAGTGGCTTATCTGCATTGCGGTCTGCACCTCCCGCTCGTGGACCGTCTCCCTGTTGATCAAGTCCATGCCCTCCTCCTGCTTGATTTGGTGCAAGCGGCTGCTGTGCATGCGGACAGGGGAGGCCGGTAGCAGCAGGCCGTGGCGGCTCGGGAACGTTGTGCTGTTCCGCCTGGCGCTCGGCGCCTCGGCCTGGAACACCGGCGAAGTGTCACTGAGGCCGTGAATCAGGGGGGCGCTGTTAGACCTCCTAAGGCCCCCGCCGCCGCCAGTGCCGCTGCCCTCCGCCGAGCTCCCGCCCGTTCCCGGAGGCAGCTCCAGGTCCAGCTCCATCTTCTCCTGAGCCATGTCGGGGACAGGGAGGCGGGGGCGGTGCTCAGTCAGGGCCCTAGGACTCCCATTCCCCGCAGTCCAGGGCCGCCGCCGCCACCGAGAATCTGTCAGCGAGCTCACCTCTCTGCGCATGCGTGCTCCTCCGCGCAGGCGCCTGCGATGTCTGCGCTCGCGGCGCCTGTTTAATGCGTAATAGCTGCGCCGAAGCCTTAGGGGGAGGGGCGAGGAGTGGTTGGGCCGCTAGTCAATACATTCCTTCCCCAAATAGCTTTTCAGCCTAAGTTCGCATCAACGCATTTAAATGAGGTTATCATATTGAGGAGtatgtaattataaaacaaatacaagccCCAAGAGAGAGCCCCTTGGTGAGGTGGGCTGTATGATTGGCAGTGGGGTGTGGGCtaatcagggagggcttccccgAGGAAGAGACACTCTGAAATCCGAGGAAGTAGGGGAAATGGGTGCGGTGTAATACCTTGCAGGAAGCGGGAAGCTAGGGCTACCCAGCAAGTGGCAGGCGGGAACCAGCAGGGAAGGACGTGACATGAGGTGGTGGACCAGAGAAGATTCTGGTCTTTACCTTGAgaacaatgaaaactacaaaggTTTTCAAGCATGGGTATATTAGCAACTGAAAAAGTCACTGGCCTGCAGTCTGGAGAAGAGAGCATTGGGAGATTAAAACCTACAGCAAAAAGGCCAGAGAGGACAGTAATTTGCACTAAAGTGGTAGTGTGGgagaggagatggagagaagagTAAATTTGAGAACTATTTAGAaggttaggggaaaaaaacaaaacctgagaCTGTATTACTATTGTTTTATTTACGGTCATATTTCCAGCACAAGCATATGTGTGAGGTGTGAGGGATTAAAGGAAAACCAATAAAGtcctcacattttaaaaataaaacccccaTTCTTGGCttatgtaattaatataaaattttgataGCTCATTAAAAGTGGTTTACATTTATTTAGTcagtcaagatttttttttttctgcatacctactgtgtgtcagacactgtgctaggaaATGGACCCTACATGAGGGTGTTTAATTTTTACtgggggaaaagaaataaataaatgggctaTTTTCAGATAGTGGTAagccttagaaaaataaaataggatggTGTGATGGAGCACTACTGACAGAAGGCAGGAGGCAATTACAGCTGAGATCTAAGTGACAAGAAGAAGCAAGTCATGGGACATCTGGGGAATGAGTATTCCAAGCAGAAAGAATAGCACGTGCTAAGGCCCAAGGTAGCTATGAATTTGATGAgttagcaggaaaagaaaaaaaggcagtgCAGCTGAAGTAAAAAAGGGGGAGAGTGTTCTGAGGGGGCAAAAATGTTTGGATCTCATTCTGAGTATGATGAAAAGCCACTGGGGGGGTTTGAGCAGGGGACTGAAATTAtctggtttatattttaaataccacTTAAGCTCTGTGGAAAATAGGCAGAAAGAGGACAAGCGTGGAGGCAGAAGGATGGATTAGGAACCTGTGGCAACAGTACAGACAAGAGATTCTTGGACTATGGTTGTAGCAGTTGCAATGGAGAGAAGTAGATGGATTCAGGATACGTTTTAGAAGTGGAACCACTAGGATTTGCAGATAGATTAAATTTAGATGATGAGGGAAATAGATTATTCAAAGAGGactcagattttttatttaaactggGTGGATGGAAGTATCATTTACTGAGATAGGGAAGGAGCACATTTAGAAGTATGGAAATTAAGAGTGCCCGAAGTAGAATAACAGCAAGTGGAACGCACCAACATTTTCTAAGTGCCAACTTGCTGCCAGGCACTTAAAACAATCCATAGTCCCACGTAATCCTCATTGAAATCTGATAAATTAGATATTGTTATGGCTAATTTTATAGAGAGACAATTGAGGTTCAAAAATTGCAGAAGGCCCTATAGCCAGCACACAGAAGAACAATAACCTGAACCAATCATAATTAAGGTCTCACTTCAAAAGCCTATATTTCTATTTGCTGACTTTCACATGGATTAGAGAAGGAGAATTTGATGGCTCCCTCTGGGAGGAAAGGAGGGTCTAAAACAGGAGCTGGGAATGGCAGAAGTAGGAGATGAATTTGGGAGACAGCAAGGCAACAACAGAACCTGACTGCCTGGATGTGCACAGGATGAAGAGGAGACACAAATGACTAATGTTCAAGTGTGACTGGCTGAAAGAATGGCacaaattactaaataaaaacaggggagagaagaggaagagtgtCCAGAAAACATTAATATTAGGTAAATAGAAAAGAGCATTAAATACAGAACTTATTTTATAACATCCATAAcatattaatttacatattgctaaattattaataatgtggCTCaaatgtgccagacattgtttaTCCACATCTGAATAAACACAGTTATTACTCTTACTAATAAAGCACAGTGATGGTGATAAGTccacaaaataaaatgtctatgctGTTTGGTTCTTGCCTGAACACACCTATTAGAGATCTTAGCTGGTTTCCTTGTTTCTGCCCTTGTCCATACAAGTAAATTAGCTAACCAATATTTAAGATAatccataaaaaatatttgcatcaaTTCTCTGTTCAAAATCCTTCAGTAGATTCCCACTCAGAGAAAAAGGCCAGGTCATTACAATGGCCTACAGGGCCCTATCTGATCTGAGACCCTGCCATCCCTCTGACTTAACCTCTAGCTACTCTTCTACTTGCTACATCTCCTCCA from the Eulemur rufifrons isolate Redbay chromosome 7, OSU_ERuf_1, whole genome shotgun sequence genome contains:
- the PABIR1 gene encoding PPP2R1A-PPP2R2A-interacting phosphatase regulator 1, whose translation is MRREVSSLTDSRWRRRPWTAGNGSPRALTEHRPRLPVPDMAQEKMELDLELPPGTGGSSAEGSGTGGGGGLRRSNSAPLIHGLSDTSPVFQAEAPSARRNSTTFPSRHGLLLPASPVRMHSSRLHQIKQEEGMDLINRETVHEREVQTAMQISHSWEESFSLSDNDVEKSASPKRIDFIPVSPAPSPTRGIGKQCFSPSLQSFVSSNGLPPSPIPSPTTRFTTRRSQSPINCIRPSVLGPLKRKCEMETDYQPKRFFQGITNMLSSDVAQLSDPGVCVSSDTLDGNSSSAGSCNSPAKVSTTTDSPVSPAQAASPFIPLDELSSK